Below is a window of Penaeus monodon isolate SGIC_2016 chromosome 26, NSTDA_Pmon_1, whole genome shotgun sequence DNA.
TTGGTTGGGCCTTTCCTCAACAACAATGGAACCAGCTATGATGTCATACACAGTGCGATTGTGTTGGAATGAGAAAAGTGTGAAGCagatagggaagaggaaggtCAAGGAGAAATTCTTCACCACGGAACGAATGGCAGCACGACTTAACCTGAAATGGGcaggaagaaaaattaatataaaataagccTCTGACATTTACCCCAGAAAATATCTCTGTCTTAAACAAAACATAAGGATATAACATCATAACAGTATTTCTTAAATGTGAACTGACCCCAGATCTGATGCAGGGAAAACTAAAGCTTGTTCACCTAAAGTGGGCACAACCCACTCGCATCGTACCACCTTGAGCCCTATCAGTTTCTTGCCTGGAGTTGCTCCACCTGTCCCACCTGAACCACGGTGTAAACAGAGGGCCTGCAAAAAGACAAATAATTACTGGAAATGTGCCATCAAAAAGAGAAGTGCTAATGCACTTGATTAAcaatttaatcatcattttccAAAAAGACTTTCATATCATATAACATACCACAGAAAGCAAGAAGTTCACTCACCTCAAACACACACGTGCCAATACGGTGGATTAACTCAAGCACAAGAATTTCTGATGTCATTTCAAGAGCTATTTTGTAATCAGCCATGATGTCAGCTCCTAAATTCTCAAAGTCATATTTTTCTACATCACTCCTGAAGAAAtgtatgaaacagaaaaaaatgtaagaagtGCAAATCTACCAAAGTATAATATTATAGGAAAATTTAGAAGCTTCtcccttttatacatttttaaacaaatttgacAGCCAACAAAGTTTAATATAACATTTCATATCAAGATTATATTCTGCTATCACATTTAACATTTATTCCTAATAACCTACTTGTTAATACTCATGTTTTGCTACGTGTCAGTTTAACACTCACCTGGTGCAAACATTTTTTGAGAAGAAAATAGTGTAATgtatacattatgaatatatatgtggttcTACAAACACATCTCTATACTTaaatctacctgcctatctactaGCATATTCATCTATAAACCACTATAAAAAACATCAGAATCAAGATATATTCTTAATAACATGCGCATCTTCTACTACTTACAGTAGATCAAAGGCATCCACTGCAGCAAATGTGACGGCTAACTTGATGACAAACAGTAGAAGGAAGTCAATGGCCTCGGCAATAAGTCTCTTCCACAGAGGTGGGATTACATATTCTACACCTGCAAAAGGGTGATTCTTGTGAGCCTTAAAAATTACTTGCACCACTATAAAAGGAGCTATGAAGCCCTTAAAgagaataattattttaatgatggATTTAATTAAAAGTTGTTTGCAAAACTGAATTTGGAAGATAGTCTAAAGATAGACAGAAATCTGAGGTAAACCTAAAATGAGTAGGATATTTCAATCATAGTTTTTTTGGTGTATTTATAAATTACTATTTTCCATCCTGTAAAATCTGTAGGTTGagtaatctttatatataatatgatatgtgaaAGCATTAAAAACTAGTCAATAATGTAAATGTGATGAAATGCTGATATATGCTATAAAACTTCAACCAATACAATCCTGTATTCATAGAATTAGAACATCTCTTATCCTGAGAATGTGGACAGTCAAAACAAATTATGAAGAACTCAATGAAATACCTCTTTGCTGTTGTTCTTggggctgttgctgctgctgctggttgGCGTTT
It encodes the following:
- the LOC119589817 gene encoding protein FAM8A1-like, which translates into the protein MPTLENEPFQLGPRKRERTVPPRQYEGQYPTAGDYAEALRSWMNQMYQWQCAAAAFPYFLASIQKQNGIGSSGPPVPPPSQPQQPAPTPTTPPASEQRNANQQQQQQPQEQQQRGVEYVIPPLWKRLIAEAIDFLLLFVIKLAVTFAAVDAFDLLSDVEKYDFENLGADIMADYKIALEMTSEILVLELIHRIGTCVFEALCLHRGSGGTGGATPGKKLIGLKVVRCEWVVPTLGEQALVFPASDLGLSRAAIRSVVKNFSLTFLFPICFTLFSFQHNRTVYDIIAGSIVVEERPNQRRRVNNNAN